TTGGAGCAATCTGTCCATTTATAGAGGTTGATGTAATTATGCAAAGTTAAGTttgaatataaacatgataagaaTCTATTCTGCCCACAAGCTTTTGTAACTGCAAAAAACAGGTCGTGCGGCAAGATGTGAATTTGCGCTAAGGCACTGTTTGAATGATGGAATTTgtgtttgatgtttttcattaagagaaccagaaaaaaaaattacccgTTACTTCTTTTCATGATTCAACCGTTGAACTGAGTCTGTAAAAAGCAATGCAATAGATACACAACATGGTCCACATATAGATAAGCAGTGAATCATTATACCTCTTCCAAGCAATCATTTCGGGTCGCAAATGTGATCAAATGGGACAACTGCCACAGAATACAAGAAAATCAAAGATACTTTTGGGATTAAAAATACGCATGCAATCTTTAAATTCgtgaatggaaattgggaatttgtaaaagagaaaacaacccgaccaaagagcagacaacagccataGTCCACCAATGGGTCTACAATGCAGAgagaaactcctgcacccgCAATAATCATGGACATTGCTAACCATGGACTATTCAAACCCGTATCGACTACATCCAACAGTGAggaaaaacgtaattttttttaaggtagaATTCGCCAATAAAGGTTTAGATGCTGTAAATATTAGCAATATTTTCCATCAAAAATCTGTGCCAAAAAACTCTACctgattactttaaaaaaataaagctacACCTGTTGTTTCTTATATACTTACACCAAGTCTAATGCATCCAAGATTTTCAACCACAAGAGAATTGTAGAGGCTTTTAACCTCAAAgatacaaaatcaaagcctccGGATTGCTCAAGTGCATCGTCACAATACAATTATAGTCCAGCTGGTCATGTTATTACTGGTGACCTTGGCATCGTTACCAATGATCAACTAAGAGAGTTGTTAGCCAAGGAACCAAAATATAGAATCCCCAAGCCCATCAACTGGAAAAAGAATTTCAAGTTACTGATGGATGCAGTTGAGGACTATGCAAGAAAATGGGTTAAGCGCGAACCAGACGAACCAGAATTGGACACTTTGTCTGGATGGATCAAAGCTATTCGATCATGCATTCAGAGGCGCATACAAAAACTACGATGTTATATGAGTAAAAGAGTTACTAACCCTTTCGGGAATACGGATGTTGTGGATGTTTTATTCTCTTTGCATAACAAATATTTCGTTGTTCCAGCAGATAAAGCCTCCaataatattgtcttcatatgtaaaaaacattatttgcaatGTCTCACAACAGAgctttgaataaataaaactacTGGTAACTCTTCATATTCTTTAACATCATTTACCAAGGACgagattttacaaaatcataactctgtccttctttcttttgatatcaacatcaaagaaaacgaagaaaacTTACCTTCATTATACTGGATACCTAAATTACACCAAACTACATATAAAGAACGATACATAGCTTGGTCTTCAAAATGTTCGCCTAAACATCTTTGTAACGTCCTGACTACTATTCTTTCTACAGTTAAAGATGGGCTTCAAATATATTGTGATGATATATATTCTACCAGTGATGTTAACCAGATGTGGATTCTCAAAAACTGGAAAGATCTATTGCTTAATCTTCGATcacaatttttgcaattttgaagCAACATGAAAACTTTAGTAGTTTTTTCTACGCTATATACTACTATTCCccatgctcagttgaaagatcgacttcaccatctcataaaacagagctttttctataaaaatgggaatcgtagatacaaatttcttgttttgggttacaataattcatattctGTGAGGAATCACACTGAAtcttccaaaaaatatatactgaagatgatattatcaaaaggctggactttttgatcgacaatatatttgttgagtttggaggatttatatttcaacagacagttggtattccaatgggtacaAATGGTGCACCCCAACTGTCCGATTTGTTTTGTACTCGAatgaagcagaattcattcagaaccttctaaaagacaaaaagacaaagcACCTAaggaaattctttaattttactttccgattTATTGATGGTGTTCCAtcattgaataacccatatttcaGCCAATATTTACATCTCATATACTAGTATCCCAGTCAACTTGatattaaggatactactgatactagaaggactgcttcatatcCTGATCTTTTTCTCAATATTGACgcagatggacgacttcacacgaaaatctatgataaacgggacgatttcaacttcccaattatcaatttcccatttctcagcagtaatataccctctgccccttcgtatggtgtttacatatcacattAATAAGTTATTCTCGAGCTTGTTCACACAAAAAGGACTTCaaatacaggagtgtgctccttacgcagaactgctccaacaaagttatgaggacagattaaaattgacgctccgtaaattttatggtcaccatcacgaattggtggatccatacgatgtgtctttgaccaaactagctaaggacattgtTACCACATgatagattgtggtttgtcattacgtcgtatcttttaattaccaaacgtgacttattcccgattgtgactgttttgctgagtgtgaattcgcattactattAGACGTAttacggtacttatctatcccaaattcatgtatttagtttaaatgttacatttgtaattctcatcggattatgtcaaatgtgttgacgtttTGTCTATTTATTCATGTGTTCTGACAAAGAAATAAATCACcgccttcatttattagatttcattTTGTTCAACGTAATTTGTACGATGTTTACGTTGGAAGTTAGATTCAAAACTAACTGGACGTAGCtttataatatagttaattACTACCTTAGTTTGCTATTAATAATTATTGAAATGTGCATTGttattaaatgttatatcagtatttagttcaaatataaCCTTATTTCAATCATAACtctattttattcattcatatgtgacgtcatttttcattttttgatgatctGTTTTACAAATTCGAATGTGACCTCATttgttttttgccattttttacaatttcaaatataaggTCACTTGGGGTTGAGGTTTAAACTTATTCGGATGCGCATATTTTTGGTGTTGCATTTGTcgggttatgtaatgtatttcggttttgtttcctgtaattagtttatacttcagtttcatcatatatcttttgtatagtcattttataaaatttactgtttgcaaaagtataaattattctaaataatagggatgttctggtCCCAAACAGGAAACCCTGGCTGTTTTTGGCAGaacttttttgaacttttggtcctcgatgctgttcaactttgtacttgtttcgacTTTCAAACTATGGTTTCTGGGCGTCACTTgtaggtcttgtgtggacaaaatgaaCTTCTGGcatattaaaactttaaacatgttgccttttgttagctattattcgtgtgtttccttgtcaattgtgttctcctatttatttataatgtagtactgtaatgttgtgttgtcatctTAATgctatatttcacatggccataaaagagggaggtttggcatgccacaaaaccaagttcaacccaccatgttttcctttaaaaatgtcctgtaccaagtcaggaatgtggccattgttatatggtagttcgtttctgtgtgtgttacaatttaacgttgtgtcgtttgttttctcttatttttgagtgtgaattcacattactataagacgtgtcaaagtacttatctatcccaaattcacgTATTTGGTTGtgatgttatatttaatatactcataggattttgtttaatgcttagtccgtttctgtgtgtgttacattttaatgtcgtgtcattgttctcctcttatatttaatacgtTTCCGTCgattttggtttgttgccccgattttgttttttgtccatggattttataaagtttgaacagcggtatactactgttgcctttatttacagaagatatttctatatttcatttatacgtttgtgtattttattttttgaaagatatACTTTATTAGTTCTCTTTGAATATCTGATCTTTTGTTGAATTTAAACATCTAATGATGATGCATTGTTAACTTGAAATTGGCTAAGTAAAATGAAAGgtgatatcaataaaatttcaaaacgggAACTTCATGTAGAAACAAGCAAAACCTTTCTATCCatatagttaaaagaaaagaGCATAAAAATGCATAAcaacgaaaaacaaaagaatttgaaattaaaaaaaacaggcaTCAGAGCAGAGTGTAAAGCATTTGTATTGACATGATTTCTTTTAAGTTTGACTCTAAAAACCTGTCTCATTCAGAGGTCAAAATTCAGGAAATGTTCAACCAAATGAAAATCCTCATAACGAAAAACAATTGATCCAGTGTGAAAAAATGCGCGATAATGTACTTTTTCCTGGAATTATTGAAAACAAGGGGGAATATTGTgatatcaacataaaaaaaacctacaaattCCGAAGGAAAATGGAGCATATGAAATTATCCAGGATGTGTTTACAGTAGATTTAGTATTCAAAATCGAAAGTGTCGATTTCAGATAAGAAAATGGCACGCAAGTAGCATAGGTATCgtcaaaaatattcaagatgTTGGAATACTAATGGTGagattgaagaaaaataaagataagaaatttgaattataaatattgtgTATTTATCAGAATATTGGGTCAATAATACATGTGGttaatcaattaaaatgttGACTAATCCTTAAtcttaatataatataaacaagGGCGTGTATATGCAAGTAATGGTAACTATTAATAAGCAATTGACATTTCATATGAAACATTGGTGTGGCCCGGATTAGTGTAGCTACAAAAATGACCGgatgtaaaaattaatatttaatttttaatcactTAACTCTTTTACAGGTGTATGTcaaaagaacgtctcgtcctttgtctaaaaaaaaaacagttcatAAGGAGATACTAAGACATCGTTGATAGATATATTCCGTATCacctttacaaaaaaatacacaacgattgtcttgaagtatagattgtAGGCCCCGATTGTTGTTTACTATCTTGATAACGTGTTTGGTCTTTTTATTTTCCTcggtttattttaatttttataggATTCATAAAAGTTACTGTGATTAATTATATGACCTTTGGTctcaaatagtaaaatcacaaaaatactgaactccgatgaaattcaaaacaaaaagtccctaatcaaatgccaaaatcaaatgataaaacacatcgcACGAATGgacatcaactgtcatattcctatcGTGGTACAGAccttttcaaatgtagaaaacagcatattgaacctggttttatagcgctaaacctctcattctTTTGATAGtcacatcaaattccgttatttttacaataaacataatcgataaaatagtcaaaatattgtTACAGCAGTCATCCCTGTGTAACAATTttaagacaaacaaacaaacatattggtgaccttcttctattgtctgctctatggtcaggttttttttttttttacacattcttcatttccattctcaattttatatacaaaaaacacaaaaggcatctgtcaaattaaaaaaaaaaaaattccttgtTTCGAATGATACGTCAATCAATTGAATTTCAATAGTTTTGTAATTGGTGATTTGAATGCTAGAACTGATGATGTAACGGTTTTGCACTTAACTCAGATTTAGGAACCAACGATACTTATTTTCAGCAACAGCAGTTGACTTCGAATAATAAACGTCCGTCACATTCAAAAGAATTAACATGCAGTGGTCCACGAGGTATGAGTGTAATTAACTGCTTTACTAGTTAAGCGAAATGACATTGGGTAaggttttataatttattaccagtacttttaaatatttagtgaCTGTTGATCCTTTATTTAATGTTCACTTTAATAAAACTGTCTTTTCAATGCAGTGCAATGCTTCCTATCAgaattgaaatgttgaaaatacaACAACTTTGTATAAAATTAGGAAATTAAATACAGTTCTCTTTCAAATCAAGAAACAGTATTTTGTAAACTTCAAACTCTTGACGtcaacatttgtatttatttgattgtAATATGCCAAATGTATATTCAATGATGTCAAATCCAACCATCATTTccagaaataaaatttgtaacgGCCAACTTAAATACCcaatactgtagattcatttatttttcgtggGTGTCAATTTTCATGAATTGCCGAAACATGGCATTTTCGCGGATATTTTATTTCGTGGTTTTTCtaatctctgtatacaaagcctattgaaaatatgttattcattatacatttgaattcgtggttcacctgtacccaggAAACCCACGAAGATtcgtatccaacgaataataatgaatccgcAGTAACTTGGATATATTGTAAAAACTGCTATCACATACGACCAGAATCAATGAGGTTgtattctttttcatatttcaaactTTTCTACAAAATGGACAGTAACCGTCACACCAAGATAATGTTTTGTTAACTTCAATTAGTATAAACCTGAAGTAGCAAACAAGTAAAGCCAGACCACATCAATTACATACTAAATATTCGCAAAGAAAGACACTGTCCTGCCAGATGCTATAGAACAAAATGAATCCAACGAGTAAAGAACTTGATACATCAgtacaataatatattttcaaaatgcgaTACTGACAGTCGTTAGTTAAACAACGTATAGATCTAACCAACATCACTAAATTTGAACAGCGACACTAACGCATTACAACGTTAAAAGATAGCAGATATGATAGTAAGCAATTGATATCAACAGGCATCATAGACCTCTTACATTCATTAACCTCGTCTAAAGTCTGCCTAGTACAGAAGAAATATAACAAACTCTGCATATGCATATGTGTTGATTATCGTCGTTTTTACCAACTGTCCACCAAAGATAACTTCGCACTTTaaagaattgaaaaacaaatcttttcGATTCGCTTGATAGTTATAAGATTTTTATAGTGCTAGATTTGAAGTCAGGTTATAAATTTGAGCGATAGCATCAAACAGCTTTACCGTTATAACCAGTTGACTTTTAGCGATCAAAGTATTGTCAATTGGGTCACATAATTTACTTGCTACTTACAAGGCAGAGGTTTATAACAAATAGTTATCCTCATTcgaagatattttttatatatttagacgTCTTTATCGTCTTTAGAAAACCTTAATGAACACATAGATTGTTGCAAGAGAAATACACTATTATTGCCAGAGAATGGGACTGAGTAAGACCCACATAAGATCCACAAAGTCATCAATTGGCCGAAACCATAAACACCTTCTCCTTTTCTATGCTTCTTCaacaaaagatacaaaaggaaAGAAGCATAAACAAAAACTCAAGCAACATCCATGGCAATTCCAAGTATGCACATGCTCAATCATAAAAGCTTAGCTACAATGTTCTGTGTATCACTCTTACTATTGGTGTCTCATTTATCATCATTAGCATACAGATATTAAAGTGTAACattcaatgttttaaataataaccGTTGCAATTCGCTATCATCTCATACGTCCATCGCGatcaatctatataaaaattcGGTCCTTGGAACTGAAGTTCAATAATGTATTAAGGAAAGCCAGACAGAAGATAAGCTTATGAATCAAGATCTTGTGATTTCAGTTTTGATTCTATAGCTAGtttctgttttatataatgtttcatCATTTTCCTAAAAGCTACTTATTTTTTCCCAAATTTTGCACTTTCGCTATCGCTAATCATCTCTACATATTAGTTTTTGTGTATATCAGTCTGAGACAGTAACGATCAGTATTCAGTAATACCCATTGATGTACTTGATTACTTATCATGTCCTCGTGTcggttagaaaaaaacaaatattgaattgtacTTAGAACGTGGTATCGACGACGTCACACACCACAAATagtatatttctaaaataaaccTAGTGTACTACtgcatttattcaaaaatagtAAGCTGTGGTAATGTCTGATGTTAACAAAGGCTCTCCGTTGTATATCAAAGTCCAAACAAGTCCatgtaaaaagttaaagagGCAATTAACTGCTCGTGTGACAAAGATAATTTGTTGCCAGAAATTAAGTACACTACACTAGCTGTGTGTTTCCTGATGTCAAGTTTGTTTACTACTTATGTTCAGTATACCACGTGATCTATATGGTATATATTCCCGCTtgatagtcattttttttaaaagatcttaATTATACAGTTTGATCTCAACTTCATCACAGTGAGACAAAAATGGCAAACGTAACAGTTGGAGCTACCTTGTTATTTGAAAACATTACAACTAATGCTTCTACCATAGTTGATGATTTCGATACATCAGTGTACAATGacgttgaaaaatatttgtggATAATATTCTCACCTTTATTCCTGATGATCGGACTTGTAGGAAATCTTCTCAACATATGCGTACTTTTGAGACTCAAATTTTATAAGAATGCAACATACACATTGCTGTTTATTCTTGCATTTACAGATTTGACTGTTTTGTTTATTGGACTTACACGTTACTTGATTAAATATGCATCTAGTATTGACATTAGGGTACTTTCCGAATTCAGTTGCAGGTTtagtttgtttcttatttacttTTCCATGCAGTTTTCCTCGTGGATATTAGTCCTAGTGACAGTCATTCGTTTTATGAAGACATTTGTACCTCTACGCAGAACAGCCTCAAAGGACATCACGATCAAAAACACTTTGGTTATACTTTTGATTGCCGCTATCGTGTTAATTGGAATAAACCTGCATTTCTTTGGGACAAATGGCATAACCGACAAAGGTAAATGTTCTTCGCTAACACCTGGGTACCTTGAATTTGACGAAAAAGTATTTGTGTACATCGACTTTGTATCTCTCTCAATTCTACCAGCTGGAATTATGATTGTACTAAACGCTTTGATATGCTATGAACTCAGCAAACTAACAAAAACTCGCAGAAGAATGTCAATACAGACAGGAATGAGCCCACTAAGGAGACAGAAATCAACAAAACGAGTGACATGGATGTTGCTCGTTACGACCTCATATTTCATCGTAGCAACAATTCCGATCTCTATCTATTTTATTGTAGATTCTTATGTAAGACCTGGCGCCGACGCCTCGACAAAAAGCCGCCTAGACATAGCTTGGACAATCACTTACCTCTTCCAGTATTCTCATTTTGCGCTAAACTTTTATCTTTATACAGCGActaatgaaaaattcagaaaagaaTTGACTGCACTGACTAAAAATGTATACCAcaggtaaatattttctttatgcTTAACAAACCCAATGACGATGAATAACACACGAAGAACATACTACCaaagaaattttttaa
This is a stretch of genomic DNA from Mytilus trossulus isolate FHL-02 chromosome 6, PNRI_Mtr1.1.1.hap1, whole genome shotgun sequence. It encodes these proteins:
- the LOC134721936 gene encoding C-C chemokine receptor type 3-like → MANVTVGATLLFENITTNASTIVDDFDTSVYNDVEKYLWIIFSPLFLMIGLVGNLLNICVLLRLKFYKNATYTLLFILAFTDLTVLFIGLTRYLIKYASSIDIRVLSEFSCRFSLFLIYFSMQFSSWILVLVTVIRFMKTFVPLRRTASKDITIKNTLVILLIAAIVLIGINLHFFGTNGITDKGKCSSLTPGYLEFDEKVFVYIDFVSLSILPAGIMIVLNALICYELSKLTKTRRRMSIQTGMSPLRRQKSTKRVTWMLLVTTSYFIVATIPISIYFIVDSYVRPGADASTKSRLDIAWTITYLFQYSHFALNFYLYTATNEKFRKELTALTKNVYHRISTSSNQPIKPAPSREYSSDSKKLSATQST